A DNA window from Plodia interpunctella isolate USDA-ARS_2022_Savannah chromosome 12, ilPloInte3.2, whole genome shotgun sequence contains the following coding sequences:
- the LOC128674126 gene encoding nuclear factor related to kappa-B-binding protein isoform X3, which translates to MEEKMDSEQSVSASSSSTSESSSGSSEGEEEVLETVRILGQSVEIPQELCEDYTIFREFFSMKTWDALEDNHKEQLMKYLPKFSENEKEEKEKTVKMLFDHEPFHFTSPLDNFYNNLKQGNYRPDIAKMRKFLKKASIKQQRHKLKSYYAKLLPEVLISRERLLAVAKAAPPGPTPRLPLMPPKPSSKNNYKSVHVRAQQRYFEELAAIRSEVGGDESDDENYPNGPPELTPKKRKQIVAGQSNDGNVSGTLGSDSSQATSLECLKNILSAHRLRRIHRENHPELNTTGITLEDIKTRVALVNGAKKLMFGGQKAETPLQKLRRGPKKDKVKSDTKAPKKVKEEVLLEGPENRPLLPNIKIKCEQEESDSESSSFVDPVASPKHSKNLLDSHDIKQEVDVKYPNATNINYNEPKLESVVKQEPPDPVLAMQNASRMLQPVPIKLEDLDGIDMMALPVEIADDSGEVLPEHSESIGEQLIDTDESLTETTHANFLSLVRALFPARAAHRASKQQLHARCAAVMRSPIAPLNTWYNLSDDWCAELDSALDFLAGERGPHPDDFVPYLQFMSETQMYQWIGAGRDCDAILSRLCERWLRAADPPPAPAAPAALAAPAAPAAPAASSAPAAPLEPPPPRHPTSWVVRSPTAAELAEFRAQERKRFAAAAKPFTYVQHGYRSVVGPMVRSLWGAGGAGGAGGAGGVGGAGGGALSPARPRAATLPALLRDAVARLPNGEGTRHDILTLLKMSQWITPCSDQALLSAVSSTLDRLHSAKRDPVVKYDQRTAIWTYLYRHRSEEDWNKLSGTRGRAKTAVPASPAAVSTVTSLCVPQPQMELEIGSVEEVVENASDSDVDVDDTTAVTSVPHLSSAQLLMQAQASQGKITPSNTPPTKPKGKLVAIPPQKTKTPAKQTPKPNLMTQSVKQANLLNQAKQALQTVKAAQKQTAQAKTPQVKPPPSPKPSTVTQSPKQATPKLSITVTKTNVQKPATKPVPPKQTVAKPSQSPKTTVTQVVKTAVQVVKAQVRPVAPTSQSQVTAVSKSLPVITAPHKSPLIKQRPLQKVETAPPQTIATSVPSRPVVTPTVVPTVTVAAPQTLNKVVQGTRSLLLRPPAIQTTVTAASAPNTQVQELAGVAGRAAGAGKSLLSPAALLQHGTTVVNKKRTSIANTSVTSIAQQSASNATAVVSSVPTAVTSSVATRTVQLAGGRTVQLAANQTVHLPGGQTVQLSSGHTLQLSSLQLPTHSVRLPSGQTVQLASPQVVRPISTANVKTTPRTLQSSPTIKSQIPVSTVQLARQTVQIGGQTVQLAGQSVQLTGHTVKLPSGQSVQVASQSVLPSQSVQLPSGQTVQLSSGNVQTVQLGSNVQLANQSVQIPSAQLGSQTVQIGGQTVQLAGGQTVQLPSGQTLQLSGQTVQLSSGQTIQLASGQTVQLANQTAKSVSQVVRTQTTGDKPTQPIVAKLLTNAQGQMISLEGVVGGSRPPALQQLQQLQLQARNNRGVRLLAGARPLLLTAAKPLHDIILQQGDGTAIRVTSTGGANPTQTIVLSNIGGQAVTTPTTSTPVLKLQQQPLDGQQLKLVGGRHVLARILRPALPPQ; encoded by the exons ATGGAAGAAAAAATGGATAGTGAACAAAGTGTGAGTGCGTCGAGTAGTAGCACTTCCGAGTCTTCGAGCGGGAGTTCGGAGGGCGAGGAAGAAGTCTTAGAAACAGTTCGCATCTTAGGTCAATCCGTCGAGATTCCTCAAGAGCTCTGTGAAGATTATACAATCTTCAGAGAATTTTTCTCCATGAAGACTTGGGATGCATTGGAAGACAATCACAAAGAGCAGTTGatgaaatatttacctaaattctctgaaaatgaaaaagaagaaaaagagaaaactgtcaaaatgttatttgatCATGAACCCTTTCATTTCACATCACCTCtagataatttttacaataatcttAAGCAAGGTAACTATAGACCAGACATAGCAAAGATGAggaaatttcttaaaaaggCCAGTATCAAACAGCAAAGGCATAag CTAAAATCATATTATGCCAAACTTTTACCAGAGGTGTTGATATCTAGAGAAAGATTGTTAGCCGTGGCCAAGGCAGCCCCGCCCGGGCCCACACCCCGATTACCTTTAATGCCTCCGAAGCCATCATCAAAGAATAATTACAAGTCTGTTCATGTAAGAGCCCAGCAGAGGTACTTTGAAGAGTTGGCTGCAATCCGTTCAGAAGTGGGTGGCGATGAGTCTGATGATGAAAATTATCCCAATGGTCCTCCAGAGCTAACACctaaaaagagaaaacaaaTTGTTGCTGGACAG AGCAATGATGGCAATGTATCAGGGACTCTAGGCTCTGACTCTTCTCAAGCAACGTCTTTAGAATGCCTTAAGAATATCTTATCAGCACATAGATTGAGAAGAATACACAGAGAG AACCATCCAGAACTAAACACTACAGGGATAACATTAGAAGATATAAAAACCAGGGTGGCATTAGTAAATGGTGCTAAAAAGCTTATGTTTGGAGGCCAAAAAGCAGAGACACCTTTGCAAAAACTACGAAGAGGTCCCAAAAAAGACAAAGTTAAATCAGATACTAAGGCACCTAAAAAAGTCAAGGAGGAAGTGTTATTAGAGGGCCCAGAAAACAGGCCCTTACTGCCAAACATCAAGATAAAGTGTGAACAAGAAGAATCGGATTCTGAAAGTTCATCATTTGTAGATCCGGTTGCTAGTCCGAAACATTCTAAAAACTTATTGGATAGCCATGATATTAAGCAAGAAGTTGATGTTAAATATCCTAATGCTACAAA TATAAACTATAATGAGCCTAAATTGGAAAGTGTAGTAAAACAAGAGCCCCCTGACCCTGTGCTTGCCATGCAAAATGCATCTCGAATGTTACAACCAGTGCCTATAAAGCTTGAGGATTTGGATGGGATTG aTATGATGGCCCTGCCAGTAGAAATAGCAGATGACTCAGGGGAAGTACTGCCAGAACATTCGGAGAGCATAGGGGAGCAGTTGATAGACACAGATGAGTCCCTGACAGAGACTACTCATGCCAATTTCTTGTCATTGGTCCGAGCTTTGTTCCCCGCGCGAGCTGCACACAGGGCTTCGAAGCAGCAGCTGCACGCCAGATGTGCGGCCGTCATGAGGTCTCCTATAGCTCCACTTAATACTTGGTATAACT tGTCAGATGACTGGTGTGCAGAATTGGACTCCGCTTTGGATTTTTTGGCGGGGGAGAGAGGGCCGCACCCTGACGACTTTGTGCCATATCTGCAGTTTATGTCCGAAACTCAG ATGTACCAGTGGATCGGTGCGGGGCGCGACTGCGACGCGATCCTGTCGCGCCTGTGCGAGCGCTGGCTGCGCGCCGCCGAcccgccgcccgcgcccgccgcgcccgccgcaCTCGCCGCACCCGCCGCAcccgccgcgcccgccgcaTCCTccgcgcccgccgcgcccCTCGAGCCCCCGCCCCCGAG aCATCCGACATCGTGGGTGGTGCGGTCGCCTACAGCGGCAGAACTAGCCGAGTTCAGAGCTCAAGAGAGGAAACGCTTCGCTGCGGCGGCCAAACCATTCACATACGTGCAGCATGG CTACCGGTCGGTGGTAGGTCCGATGGTGCGGTCGCTGTGGGGCGCGGGCGGTGCGGGGGGCGCGGGCGGCGCTGGCGGTGTGgggggcgcgggcggcggTGCGCTGTCGCCCGCGCGGCCGCGCGCCGCCACGCTGCCCGCGCTGCTGCGCGACGCCGTCGCCCGCTTGCCCAACGGAGAGGGCACCAGGCACGACATACTCACGCTGCTCAA GATGTCTCAATGGATAACGCCGTGTAGCGACCAAGCGCTATTATCTGCTGTGTCTTCCACATTGGACCGGCTGCATTCCGCCAAGCGTGATCCGGTCGTCAAATACGACCAACGGACTGCCATTTGGACCTATTTGTATAGGCATag GAGCGAAGAAGACTGGAATAAGCTAAGCGGGACACGCGGGCGCGCGAAAACGGCTGTCCCCGCCAGTCCCGCGGCAGTGTCCACTGTGACGTCACTGTGTGTCCCGCAACCACAG ATGGAATTAGAAATAGGCTCCGTAGAAGAAGTGGTTGAAAACGCGTCAGATAGCGACGTGGATGTCGACGATACAACCGCAGTCACCTCCGTGCCGCACCTCTCTTCAGCGCAACTGCTAATGCAGGCCCAAGCTAGCCAGGGAAAGATAACACCATCGAACACCCCACCGACAAAACCGAAAGGAAAACTAGTCGCAATACCCCCCCAAAAGACCAAAACCCCAGCTAAACAAACCCCGAAACCAAATCTCATGACGCAATCAGTAAAACAAGCGAACTTGCTAAATCAAGCGAAACAAGCCTTGCAAACGGTGAAAGCGGCGCAAAAACAAACTGCCCAAGCGAAAACTCCACAAGTCAAACCACCTCCTTCCCCTAAACCGTCTACGGTCACCCAATCCCCAAAACAGGCCACTCCGAAACTGTCAATTACAGTTACAAAAACCAACGTGCAAAAACCAGCAACAAAACCTGTTCCGCCGAAACAAACCGTCGCAAAACCGAGTCAATCGCCAAAAACGACAGTGACTCAAGTGGTGAAGACTGCCGTTCAGGTGGTGAAGGCGCAGGTGAGGCCGGTGGCGCCGACGAGTCAGAGTCAGGTGACTGCCGTGTCGAAGTCGTTGCCCGTGATCACCGCGCCGCACAAGTCGCCTCTGATCAAACAAAGACCGCTGCAGAAAGTTGAAACGGCACCACCTCAG ACTATTGCAACAAGTGTGCCAAGTCGACCAGTGGTAACGCCAACTGTGGTGCCGACTGTTACTGTTGCTGCTCCACAAACTCTAAATAAG GTGGTGCAAGGCACTCGGTCGTTGCTGCTCAGGCCGCCGGCCATTCAGACCACAGTCACCGCCGCGTCTGCCCCCAACACGCAAGTTCag GAGCTGGCGGGCGTTGCCGGGcgcgcggcgggcgcgggcAAGTCGCTGCTGTCCCCCGCCGCGCTGCTGCAGCACG GAACTACTGTTGTTAACAAGAAACGGACATCGATTGCAAATACGTCTGTCACTTCAATAGCACAGCAG AGCGCCTCAAACGCGACAGCAGTAGTAAGCAGTGTGCCAACAGCAGTGACGTCATCAGTAGCAACTCGCACGGTCCAGTTGGCCGGCGGACGAACTGTCCAACTCGCCGCCAACCAAACGGTCCACTTGCCCGGGGGACAAACGGTCCAGTTGTCCTCCGGACATACTCTACAACTATCGTCCTTACAACTACCCACTCATAGCGTCAGGTTACCGAGTGGACAAACCGTTCAATTAGCGTCCCCGCAAGTCGTCAGACCAATATCCACAGCTAACGTGAAAACCACTCCCCGAACCCTCCAATCCTCCCCTACAATAAAATCCCAAATCCCCGTATCAACCGTCCAATTGGCCAGACAAACGGTCCAAATTGGCGGCCAAACAGTGCAGTTAGCTGGACAAAGTGTTCAACTAACCGGACACACGGTGAAACTGCCCAGTGGTCAGAGCGTACAAGTCGCTAGTCAAAGTGTTTTACCTTCACAAAGTGTTCAATTACCCAGTGGTCAAACGGTGCAGTTGAGTAGTGGAAATGTGCAAACTGTTCAGTTAGGGTCGAATGTGCAATTAGCCAATCAAAGTGTTCAAATTCCTAGTGCTCAATTAGGTTCGCAAACAGTTCAAATTGGGGGACAAACAGTGCAGTTGGCTGGTGGGCAAACAGTGCAGTTGCCCAGTGGGCAAACGCTGCAGTTATCTGGGCAAACTGTTCAGTTGTCTAGTGGGCAAACGATACAGTTGGCGAGTGGGCAAACGGTGCAGTTGGCGAATCAAACTGCCAAGTCTGTGTCGCAAGTGGTGAGAACTCAGACAACGGGAGACAAGCCGACTCAGCCTATCGTTGCTAAGTTGCTGACTAATGCTCAG GGTCAAATGATATCCCTGGAGGGCGTAGTGGGCGGCAGCCGGCCGCCGGCGCTGCAGCAACTGCAGCAGCTGCAGCTGCAGGCGCGCAACAACCGCGGCGTGCGGCTGCTGGCGGGCGCGCGCCCGCTGCTGCTGACCGCCGCTAAACCGCTCCACGACATCATTCTACAG caaGGAGATGGCACAGCTATTCGCGTGACTTCCACCGGCGGCGCCAATCCCACACAGActatagttttaagtaatattg GTGGACAAGCAGTAACAACGCCCACCACATCAACGCCCGTTCTCAAATTGCAAcag
- the LOC128674126 gene encoding nuclear factor related to kappa-B-binding protein isoform X4: MEEKMDSEQSVSASSSSTSESSSGSSEGEEEVLETVRILGQSVEIPQELCEDYTIFREFFSMKTWDALEDNHKEQLMKYLPKFSENEKEEKEKTVKMLFDHEPFHFTSPLDNFYNNLKQGNYRPDIAKMRKFLKKASIKQQRHKLKSYYAKLLPEVLISRERLLAVAKAAPPGPTPRLPLMPPKPSSKNNYKSVHVRAQQRYFEELAAIRSEVGGDESDDENYPNGPPELTPKKRKQIVAGQSNDGNVSGTLGSDSSQATSLECLKNILSAHRLRRIHRENHPELNTTGITLEDIKTRVALVNGAKKLMFGGQKAETPLQKLRRGPKKDKVKSDTKAPKKVKEEVLLEGPENRPLLPNIKIKCEQEESDSESSSFVDPVASPKHSKNLLDSHDIKQEVDVKYPNATNINYNEPKLESVVKQEPPDPVLAMQNASRMLQPVPIKLEDLDGIDMMALPVEIADDSGEVLPEHSESIGEQLIDTDESLTETTHANFLSLVRALFPARAAHRASKQQLHARCAAVMRSPIAPLNTWYNLSDDWCAELDSALDFLAGERGPHPDDFVPYLQFMSETQMYQWIGAGRDCDAILSRLCERWLRAADPPPAPAAPAALAAPAAPAAPAASSAPAAPLEPPPPRHPTSWVVRSPTAAELAEFRAQERKRFAAAAKPFTYVQHGYRSVVGPMVRSLWGAGGAGGAGGAGGVGGAGGGALSPARPRAATLPALLRDAVARLPNGEGTRHDILTLLKMSQWITPCSDQALLSAVSSTLDRLHSAKRDPVVKYDQRTAIWTYLYRHRSEEDWNKLSGTRGRAKTAVPASPAAVSTVTSLCVPQPQMELEIGSVEEVVENASDSDVDVDDTTAVTSVPHLSSAQLLMQAQASQGKITPSNTPPTKPKGKLVAIPPQKTKTPAKQTPKPNLMTQSVKQANLLNQAKQALQTVKAAQKQTAQAKTPQVKPPPSPKPSTVTQSPKQATPKLSITVTKTNVQKPATKPVPPKQTVAKPSQSPKTTVTQVVKTAVQVVKAQVRPVAPTSQSQVTAVSKSLPVITAPHKSPLIKQRPLQKVETAPPQTIATSVPSRPVVTPTVVPTVTVAAPQTLNKVVQGTRSLLLRPPAIQTTVTAASAPNTQVQELAGVAGRAAGAGKSLLSPAALLQHGTTVVNKKRTSIANTSVTSIAQQSASNATAVVSSVPTAVTSSVATRTVQLAGGRTVQLAANQTVHLPGGQTVQLSSGHTLQLSSLQLPTHSVRLPSGQTVQLASPQVVRPISTANVKTTPRTLQSSPTIKSQIPVSTVQLARQTVQIGGQTVQLAGQSVQLTGHTVKLPSGQSVQVASQSVLPSQSVQLPSGQTVQLSSGNVQTVQLGSNVQLANQSVQIPSAQLGSQTVQIGGQTVQLAGGQTVQLPSGQTLQLSGQTVQLSSGQTIQLASGQTVQLANQTAKSVSQVVRTQTTGDKPTQPIVAKLLTNAQGQMISLEGVVGGSRPPALQQLQQLQLQARNNRGVRLLAGARPLLLTAAKPLHDIILQQGDGTAIRVTSTGGANPTQTIVLSNIGGQAVTTPTTSTPVLKLQQPLDGQQLKLVGGRHVLARILRPALPPQ, translated from the exons ATGGAAGAAAAAATGGATAGTGAACAAAGTGTGAGTGCGTCGAGTAGTAGCACTTCCGAGTCTTCGAGCGGGAGTTCGGAGGGCGAGGAAGAAGTCTTAGAAACAGTTCGCATCTTAGGTCAATCCGTCGAGATTCCTCAAGAGCTCTGTGAAGATTATACAATCTTCAGAGAATTTTTCTCCATGAAGACTTGGGATGCATTGGAAGACAATCACAAAGAGCAGTTGatgaaatatttacctaaattctctgaaaatgaaaaagaagaaaaagagaaaactgtcaaaatgttatttgatCATGAACCCTTTCATTTCACATCACCTCtagataatttttacaataatcttAAGCAAGGTAACTATAGACCAGACATAGCAAAGATGAggaaatttcttaaaaaggCCAGTATCAAACAGCAAAGGCATAag CTAAAATCATATTATGCCAAACTTTTACCAGAGGTGTTGATATCTAGAGAAAGATTGTTAGCCGTGGCCAAGGCAGCCCCGCCCGGGCCCACACCCCGATTACCTTTAATGCCTCCGAAGCCATCATCAAAGAATAATTACAAGTCTGTTCATGTAAGAGCCCAGCAGAGGTACTTTGAAGAGTTGGCTGCAATCCGTTCAGAAGTGGGTGGCGATGAGTCTGATGATGAAAATTATCCCAATGGTCCTCCAGAGCTAACACctaaaaagagaaaacaaaTTGTTGCTGGACAG AGCAATGATGGCAATGTATCAGGGACTCTAGGCTCTGACTCTTCTCAAGCAACGTCTTTAGAATGCCTTAAGAATATCTTATCAGCACATAGATTGAGAAGAATACACAGAGAG AACCATCCAGAACTAAACACTACAGGGATAACATTAGAAGATATAAAAACCAGGGTGGCATTAGTAAATGGTGCTAAAAAGCTTATGTTTGGAGGCCAAAAAGCAGAGACACCTTTGCAAAAACTACGAAGAGGTCCCAAAAAAGACAAAGTTAAATCAGATACTAAGGCACCTAAAAAAGTCAAGGAGGAAGTGTTATTAGAGGGCCCAGAAAACAGGCCCTTACTGCCAAACATCAAGATAAAGTGTGAACAAGAAGAATCGGATTCTGAAAGTTCATCATTTGTAGATCCGGTTGCTAGTCCGAAACATTCTAAAAACTTATTGGATAGCCATGATATTAAGCAAGAAGTTGATGTTAAATATCCTAATGCTACAAA TATAAACTATAATGAGCCTAAATTGGAAAGTGTAGTAAAACAAGAGCCCCCTGACCCTGTGCTTGCCATGCAAAATGCATCTCGAATGTTACAACCAGTGCCTATAAAGCTTGAGGATTTGGATGGGATTG aTATGATGGCCCTGCCAGTAGAAATAGCAGATGACTCAGGGGAAGTACTGCCAGAACATTCGGAGAGCATAGGGGAGCAGTTGATAGACACAGATGAGTCCCTGACAGAGACTACTCATGCCAATTTCTTGTCATTGGTCCGAGCTTTGTTCCCCGCGCGAGCTGCACACAGGGCTTCGAAGCAGCAGCTGCACGCCAGATGTGCGGCCGTCATGAGGTCTCCTATAGCTCCACTTAATACTTGGTATAACT tGTCAGATGACTGGTGTGCAGAATTGGACTCCGCTTTGGATTTTTTGGCGGGGGAGAGAGGGCCGCACCCTGACGACTTTGTGCCATATCTGCAGTTTATGTCCGAAACTCAG ATGTACCAGTGGATCGGTGCGGGGCGCGACTGCGACGCGATCCTGTCGCGCCTGTGCGAGCGCTGGCTGCGCGCCGCCGAcccgccgcccgcgcccgccgcgcccgccgcaCTCGCCGCACCCGCCGCAcccgccgcgcccgccgcaTCCTccgcgcccgccgcgcccCTCGAGCCCCCGCCCCCGAG aCATCCGACATCGTGGGTGGTGCGGTCGCCTACAGCGGCAGAACTAGCCGAGTTCAGAGCTCAAGAGAGGAAACGCTTCGCTGCGGCGGCCAAACCATTCACATACGTGCAGCATGG CTACCGGTCGGTGGTAGGTCCGATGGTGCGGTCGCTGTGGGGCGCGGGCGGTGCGGGGGGCGCGGGCGGCGCTGGCGGTGTGgggggcgcgggcggcggTGCGCTGTCGCCCGCGCGGCCGCGCGCCGCCACGCTGCCCGCGCTGCTGCGCGACGCCGTCGCCCGCTTGCCCAACGGAGAGGGCACCAGGCACGACATACTCACGCTGCTCAA GATGTCTCAATGGATAACGCCGTGTAGCGACCAAGCGCTATTATCTGCTGTGTCTTCCACATTGGACCGGCTGCATTCCGCCAAGCGTGATCCGGTCGTCAAATACGACCAACGGACTGCCATTTGGACCTATTTGTATAGGCATag GAGCGAAGAAGACTGGAATAAGCTAAGCGGGACACGCGGGCGCGCGAAAACGGCTGTCCCCGCCAGTCCCGCGGCAGTGTCCACTGTGACGTCACTGTGTGTCCCGCAACCACAG ATGGAATTAGAAATAGGCTCCGTAGAAGAAGTGGTTGAAAACGCGTCAGATAGCGACGTGGATGTCGACGATACAACCGCAGTCACCTCCGTGCCGCACCTCTCTTCAGCGCAACTGCTAATGCAGGCCCAAGCTAGCCAGGGAAAGATAACACCATCGAACACCCCACCGACAAAACCGAAAGGAAAACTAGTCGCAATACCCCCCCAAAAGACCAAAACCCCAGCTAAACAAACCCCGAAACCAAATCTCATGACGCAATCAGTAAAACAAGCGAACTTGCTAAATCAAGCGAAACAAGCCTTGCAAACGGTGAAAGCGGCGCAAAAACAAACTGCCCAAGCGAAAACTCCACAAGTCAAACCACCTCCTTCCCCTAAACCGTCTACGGTCACCCAATCCCCAAAACAGGCCACTCCGAAACTGTCAATTACAGTTACAAAAACCAACGTGCAAAAACCAGCAACAAAACCTGTTCCGCCGAAACAAACCGTCGCAAAACCGAGTCAATCGCCAAAAACGACAGTGACTCAAGTGGTGAAGACTGCCGTTCAGGTGGTGAAGGCGCAGGTGAGGCCGGTGGCGCCGACGAGTCAGAGTCAGGTGACTGCCGTGTCGAAGTCGTTGCCCGTGATCACCGCGCCGCACAAGTCGCCTCTGATCAAACAAAGACCGCTGCAGAAAGTTGAAACGGCACCACCTCAG ACTATTGCAACAAGTGTGCCAAGTCGACCAGTGGTAACGCCAACTGTGGTGCCGACTGTTACTGTTGCTGCTCCACAAACTCTAAATAAG GTGGTGCAAGGCACTCGGTCGTTGCTGCTCAGGCCGCCGGCCATTCAGACCACAGTCACCGCCGCGTCTGCCCCCAACACGCAAGTTCag GAGCTGGCGGGCGTTGCCGGGcgcgcggcgggcgcgggcAAGTCGCTGCTGTCCCCCGCCGCGCTGCTGCAGCACG GAACTACTGTTGTTAACAAGAAACGGACATCGATTGCAAATACGTCTGTCACTTCAATAGCACAGCAG AGCGCCTCAAACGCGACAGCAGTAGTAAGCAGTGTGCCAACAGCAGTGACGTCATCAGTAGCAACTCGCACGGTCCAGTTGGCCGGCGGACGAACTGTCCAACTCGCCGCCAACCAAACGGTCCACTTGCCCGGGGGACAAACGGTCCAGTTGTCCTCCGGACATACTCTACAACTATCGTCCTTACAACTACCCACTCATAGCGTCAGGTTACCGAGTGGACAAACCGTTCAATTAGCGTCCCCGCAAGTCGTCAGACCAATATCCACAGCTAACGTGAAAACCACTCCCCGAACCCTCCAATCCTCCCCTACAATAAAATCCCAAATCCCCGTATCAACCGTCCAATTGGCCAGACAAACGGTCCAAATTGGCGGCCAAACAGTGCAGTTAGCTGGACAAAGTGTTCAACTAACCGGACACACGGTGAAACTGCCCAGTGGTCAGAGCGTACAAGTCGCTAGTCAAAGTGTTTTACCTTCACAAAGTGTTCAATTACCCAGTGGTCAAACGGTGCAGTTGAGTAGTGGAAATGTGCAAACTGTTCAGTTAGGGTCGAATGTGCAATTAGCCAATCAAAGTGTTCAAATTCCTAGTGCTCAATTAGGTTCGCAAACAGTTCAAATTGGGGGACAAACAGTGCAGTTGGCTGGTGGGCAAACAGTGCAGTTGCCCAGTGGGCAAACGCTGCAGTTATCTGGGCAAACTGTTCAGTTGTCTAGTGGGCAAACGATACAGTTGGCGAGTGGGCAAACGGTGCAGTTGGCGAATCAAACTGCCAAGTCTGTGTCGCAAGTGGTGAGAACTCAGACAACGGGAGACAAGCCGACTCAGCCTATCGTTGCTAAGTTGCTGACTAATGCTCAG GGTCAAATGATATCCCTGGAGGGCGTAGTGGGCGGCAGCCGGCCGCCGGCGCTGCAGCAACTGCAGCAGCTGCAGCTGCAGGCGCGCAACAACCGCGGCGTGCGGCTGCTGGCGGGCGCGCGCCCGCTGCTGCTGACCGCCGCTAAACCGCTCCACGACATCATTCTACAG caaGGAGATGGCACAGCTATTCGCGTGACTTCCACCGGCGGCGCCAATCCCACACAGActatagttttaagtaatattg GTGGACAAGCAGTAACAACGCCCACCACATCAACGCCCGTTCTCAAATTGCAAcag